The following are encoded together in the Lathyrus oleraceus cultivar Zhongwan6 chromosome 3, CAAS_Psat_ZW6_1.0, whole genome shotgun sequence genome:
- the LOC127132448 gene encoding uncharacterized protein LOC127132448 encodes MDFQKNRVRFLVIVSAIIVLSITAEKCRELVGEKASSKSGEFTFLNCFDLGSGTLACGVKESVKLYVNNIRSAHVEGARHDAIRSALVDAASQGMSPAHSEKYAQKEGKKAAKLATRKANRIIGPIISSGWDFFEAVYHGGTFTEGFLRGTGTLFGTYSGGFAGEQRIGRFGYLVGSQLGSWVGGRIGLMLYDVANGVHYMFQFVQAD; translated from the exons ATGGATTTCCAGAAAAACAGGGTTCGGTTTCTTGTAATTGTCTCTGCCATCATTGTTCTTAGCATCACAG CTGAAAAATGCAGGGAGCTTGTTGGCGAGAAAGCGTCATCCAAAAGTGGAGAGTTTACATTCTTAAATTGCTTTGATTTGGGCTCTGGAACTTTAGCATGTGGAGTCAAGGAAAGTGTGAAGCTCTATGTCAACAATATCAGATCCGCTCATGTTGAAGGAGCAAGGCACGACGCAATCCGGTCTGCTCTTGTTGATGCGGCTTCGCAGGGTATGTCACCGGCTCATTCAGAAAAATATGCTCAGAAAGAAGGTAAAAAAGCGGCAAAATTGGCCACGCGTAAGGCCAACCGGATCATAGGTCCCATCATCTCTTCGGGATGGGACTTTTTCGAAGCTGTTTACCATGGTGGTACCTTTACCGAGGGATTCCTCAGGGGAACCGGTACTTTGTTTGGAACATATAGCGGAGGATTCGCGGGAGAGCAAAGAATTGGACGATTTGGTTATCTTGTTGGAAGTCAATTGGGAAGTTGGGTTGGTGGTAGAATAGGGCTCATGCTATATGATGTGGCTAATGGAGTGCATTATATGTTTCAGTTTGTTCAAGCAGATTAG
- the LOC127132447 gene encoding peptide chain release factor PrfB2, chloroplastic, whose protein sequence is MSYFLRRSFSSFLYKLVGTASPTLFCCRHLSHSHPHNTTSLFSSTSLSRNSYTNGLYPTRARFWASQPAAAEHSTSDGLTVEGILANNWTILDENDGDWKSHAAAIAQSIHLIKRRLQWKKLKVRLGLLSVQLNKEDLWDDPVRAGKINREHGSLLGKMKEVNGLERELLEHIEMIKLAREENDEELELESMKALLNMRRNAKEKEIEALLSEEHDSCSCYIEVQAGAGGTESMDWASMIMQMYKSWAQQRGYKVTVMEEMPGEVAGIKRATIKVDGEFAFGYAKSEIGVHRLVRISPFDSNKRRHTSFAAVAVIPNLGDQSSSVQINESDLRIERFRASGAGGQHVNTTESAVKITHIPTGVTATCQNERSQHQNKASAMAVLQSRLNQLEMARQAQLNSQHTQSLTDITWGSQIRSYVLHPYRMVKDLRTNYEVSDADSVLEGDLDGFIMSYLSASLDKNEDDA, encoded by the exons ATGTCGTATTTCCTACGAAGATCCTTTTCCTCGTTTCTCTATAAACTTGTCGGAACTGCTTCACCAACGTTGTTTTGTTGTCGCCACTTATCACATTCCCATCCCCACAACACCACTTCTCTGTTCTCTTCCACGTCGCTTTCAAGAAACAGTTACACCAACGGGTTATATCCGACACGGGCCCGCTTTTGGGCCTCTCAGCCCGCCGCCGCCGAACACTCAACCTCCGATGGGCTCACCGTCGAAGGAATTCTAGCCAATAACTGGACTATTCTTGATGAAAACGACGGTGATTGGAAGAGTCATGCAGCAGCTATAGCTCAATCTATTCATTTGATTAAACGCCGATTACAG TGGAAGAAACTGAAGGTTAGGTTGGGTTTGTTATCAGTTCAGCTGAATAAGgaagatctttgggatgatcctgTTCGTGCTGGTAAAATTAACAGGGAACATGGTTCGTTGCTTGGGAAAATGAAAGAGGTGAATGGATTGGAGAGAGAGTTACTTGAGCATATTGAAATGATAAAGCTCGCTCGGGAAGAGAATGATGAGGAGTTGGAATTG GAATCAATGAAAGCATTGCTTAACATGAGAAGAAATGCAAAAGAGAAAGAAATCGAGGCATTGTTGTCTGAGGAGCACGATTCTTGTTCTTGCTACATTGAG GTTCAGGCTGGGGCTGGGGGTACTGAGAGCATGGACTGGGCTTCAATGATCATGCAAATGTATAAATCATGGGCCCAACAACGTGGATATAAAGTTACTGTAATGGAAGAAATGCCTGGCGAAGTTGCAGGAATCAAG CGAGCCACGATTAAAGTAGATGGCGAGTTTGCATTTGGATATGCGAAATCAGAAATAGGAGTCCACAGGCTGGTGCGCATATCACCGTTTGACAGTAATAAGCGCCGACATACTTCATTTGCTGCTGTAGCAGTTATTCCAAACCTTGGTGATCAATCTTCCAGTGTACAGATTAACGAATCTGATCTTCGAATTGAACGGTTTCGCGCTAGTGGTGCTGGTGGTCAACATGTTAATACTACTGAGAGTGCTGTAAAAATAACTCATATTCCTACAGGAGTTACTGCAACTTGTCAGAACGAAAG ATCGCAACATCAGAATAAGGCTTCGGCAATGGCGGTGCTTCAGTCAAGACTAAACCAGCTGGAGATGGCACGCCAGGCGCAGTTGAATTCCCAGCATACACAATCGCTCACCGACATAACCTGGGGTAGTCAGATACGTAGTTATGTGCTTCAT CCTTACCGTATGGTGAAAGATCTCAGAACTAACTACGAGGTTTCAGATGCTGACTCTGTCCTTGAGGGAGATCTAGACGGTTTCATCATGAGTTATCTATCAGCTTCTTTGGATAAAAATGAAGATGATGCTTAA
- the LOC127129583 gene encoding uncharacterized protein LOC127129583, producing the protein MGNDDTIAGRATDRAATQDVHDPAVEIDATHVVIEVANEVVQPDVVVDEVTATNLDPSVTRDTEVTVPSMESSLHTNGTFSGRPIDWSIFTEYVDHVAYRLWQGEVTSHVSKMKNFPKTPMPKQVRRIVHDFGFLTSVDCSLTMLDVSLLTDFIEQWHKETYSFHLPFREITITLDDVSSLFHLTIADRFLTAPIISMSLARMVVVRDLGVSEEIYEYFSTICDGRVQHSLVEAPRVRRWKAMEAHLDGVAECRWRLDAFTVDGVIKTPYTDHKVYHEFDDPSFIFWLYTVGDFSH; encoded by the exons ATGGGAAATGACGACACTATTGCAGGCAGAGCCACAGATAGAGCGGCAACTCAG GATGTTCATGATCCAGCGGTCGAGATAGATGCGACACATGTTGTTATTGAGGTTGCTAATGAGGTGGTTCAGCcagatgttgttgttgatgagGTGACTGCCACAAATCTGGACCCATCTGTTACTCGTGACACAGAGGTTACGGTTCCGTCGATGGAGTCGTCTTTGCATACTAATGGAACGTTCTCGGGAAGACCCATTGATTGGTCAATATTTACCGAGTATGTTGACCATGTGGCATACCGACTATGGCAGGGAGAG GTGACCTCTCACGTGTCGAAGATGAAGAACTTCCCGAAGACTCCAATGCCTAAGCAGGTTAGGAGAATTGTACATGATTTTGGTTTCCTCACATCTGTCGATTGCTCACTTACCATGCTTGACGTTTCACTTCTTACGGATTTTATCGAGCAATGGCACAAGGAGACATATTCCTTTCATCTTCCATTTAGGGAGATAACTATCACTCTCGATGATGTCTCCTCATTGTTCCATCTCACCATCGCTGACAGATTCCTCACGGCTCCTATTATTAGCATGTCGCTTGCACGTATGGTGGTTGTACGAGATTTGGGAGTTTCTGAGGAG ATATACGAGTATTTCTCCACCATCTGTGATGGGAGGGTGCAACATTCCCTTGTAGAGGCCCCACGGGTGAGGAGATGGAAGGCCATGGAAGCACATCTCGATGGTGTTGCGGAGTGCAGGTGGAGGCTTGATGCATTTACTGTAGATGGTGTCATCAAGACACCATACACTGATCACAAAGTCTATCATGAGTTTGATGACCCTTCTTTTATATTCTGGTTATATACTGTGGGAGACTTTAGTCACTAG
- the LOC127132449 gene encoding phosphoenolpyruvate carboxylase 4, with amino-acid sequence MTESQTGKSGFQKLLEPQLPQLPGIAPYRVVLGNVKDKLERSRRRLELLLEDVACDYDPLDYYETADQLLEPLLLCYESLQSYGSGVLADGRLADLIRRVATFGMVLMKLDLRQESGRHADTLDAITTYLDMGTYSEWDEEKKLDFLTRELKGKRPLVPVSIEVPADVKEVLDTFQIAAELGSDSLGAYVISMASSASDVLAVELLQKDARLAATGELGRACPGGTLRVVPLFETVKDLREAGSVIRKLLSIDWYHEHVIKNHNGHQEVMVGYSDSGKDAGRFTAAWELYKAQEDVVAACNDYGIKVTLFHGRGGSIGRGGGPTYLAIQSQPPGSVMVGYTFSFIIVNFFSF; translated from the exons ATGACAGAATCCCAAACAGGAAAGTCCGGTTTTCAGAAGCTTTTAGAGCCACAGCTTCCTCAACTTCCTGGAATTGCTCCTTATAGAGTTGTCTTGGGAAATGTAAAGGATAAG CTTGAGAGGAGCCGTAGACGGTTAGAACTTCTTCTTGAGGATGTTGCATGTGACTACGATCCTTTGGATTATTATGAAACTGCTGACCAGCTTTTGGAACCTCTGCTTCTCTGCTATGAATCTCTG CAATCATACGGATCCGGGGTGCTAGCTGATGGTCGACTTGCTGATCTCATTCGTAGAGTTGCTACCTTTGGAATGGTTCTAATGAAGCTTGACTTGCGCCAG GAATCAGGGAGACATGCTGACACGCTTGATGCAATCACAACGTATTTGGATATGGGTACTTACAGTGAATGGGATGAAGAAAAGAAATTAGATTTCTTAACCAGAGAGCTGAAAGGGAAGAGGCCACTAGTTCCTGTCAGTATAGAG GTCCCGGCTGATGTTAAAGAAGTCTTGGATACATTCCAAATTGCTGCTGAACTAGGGAGTGATTCACTTGGAGCTTATGTGATCTCTATGGCCTCAAGT GCAAGTGATGTTCTTGCAGTTGAGCTTTTACAAAAGGATGCACGGCTCGCTGCTACTGGAGAGTTGGGAAGAGCATGTCCTGGTGGAAC GTTGCGGGTTGTCCCTCTATTTGAAACCGTGAAGGACCTAAGAGAAGCTGGTTCAGTTATCCGGAAACTTTTATCAATAGACTGGTACCACGAACACGTCATTAAGAATCACAACGGTCATCAAGAG GTTATGGTTGGATATTCTGATTCTGGTAAAGATGCTGGACGCTTCACTGCTGCATGGGAACTTTACAAAGCTCAGGAGGATGTTGTTGCTGCTTGCAATGATTACGGTATTAAAGTTACACTGTTCCATGGCCGTGGAGGCAGTATTGGCCGGGGTGGTGGCCCTACATATCTGGCTATTCAATCCCAGCCACCCGGATCTGTGATGGTAGGTTATACATTTAGCTTTATCAttgttaattttttttctttctaa